The following are encoded together in the bacterium genome:
- a CDS encoding helix-turn-helix transcriptional regulator: protein MQQLKELRKSKGITIIELAKKMGVSQSYILRLEQGKVEPTREQLKPIKAFIEGEF, encoded by the coding sequence ATGCAACAACTCAAAGAACTTCGCAAATCGAAGGGAATAACCATTATCGAACTTGCTAAAAAGATGGGTGTGTCGCAAAGCTATATCTTACGATTGGAGCAGGGAAAAGTAGAGCCAACAAGAGAACAGCTTAAACCCATCAAGGCTTTTATTGAAGGGGAATTTTAG
- a CDS encoding 3'-5' exonuclease — MIISRPLVLVDLETTGTWIEKDKIIEIGMIKCLPDGTMNKYLKRINPGIPIPPEITELTGITNEDVKDAPLFKDIAEEILLFIEDADLGGFNAKRFDLPLLKRELYESEIIFEWESRVIFDAQIIYHVFEKRDLTAAYEFYCQKNMANAHSALGDVEATLEVLEKQVEKYGIGSGHLDDLKDVDYQKKDNFYDNERKFCWWNGELYLLFGKYAKKKSLKKTAEEDPNYLRWILKADFSNDVKLLVKNALEGQFPQKEYKIGK; from the coding sequence ATGATTATATCAAGGCCATTGGTTTTAGTTGATTTAGAAACTACGGGAACATGGATTGAAAAAGACAAGATTATTGAAATTGGCATGATTAAATGTTTGCCAGATGGGACAATGAATAAATATTTAAAGAGAATTAATCCTGGAATACCTATCCCGCCAGAAATTACGGAACTTACAGGTATTACCAATGAAGATGTTAAAGATGCCCCGCTTTTCAAGGACATAGCGGAAGAAATATTGTTATTTATCGAGGATGCTGACCTTGGTGGGTTTAATGCAAAAAGATTTGATTTGCCTTTGTTGAAAAGAGAACTATATGAATCGGAAATTATTTTTGAATGGGAATCGCGTGTTATATTTGACGCTCAGATTATTTATCATGTTTTCGAGAAAAGAGATCTTACCGCTGCATATGAATTTTACTGCCAAAAAAACATGGCTAATGCTCATTCTGCTTTAGGTGATGTTGAGGCTACTTTAGAAGTTTTAGAAAAACAGGTAGAAAAATATGGTATAGGTAGTGGGCATCTTGATGATTTAAAAGATGTTGATTATCAAAAGAAAGACAATTTTTATGATAATGAACGTAAATTTTGTTGGTGGAACGGGGAATTGTATTTGCTGTTTGGAAAGTATGCAAAGAAGAAATCACTTAAAAAAACTGCAGAAGAGGATCCAAATTACCTTCGATGGATATTAAAGGCTGATTTTAGTAACGATGTCAAATTGTTAGTGAAGAATGCACTCGAAGG